One window from the genome of Pelobates fuscus isolate aPelFus1 chromosome 13, aPelFus1.pri, whole genome shotgun sequence encodes:
- the LOC134582420 gene encoding integral membrane protein GPR137C-like isoform X2, with protein MSVSSMQGPIPWEWELGLTVLCTGLSACIFVATYLQLWLLRFYNQRRLSMQSLGLFLCLFWGAIRTVLYSYYLSQSAQGGPLKPFPHWLPYCSADCLQFLSLALLNIYLSKVIFKASLAPGFNECKCPVRSGIFFVSLVFLITNLSLTLAAAGTGSLQNWIPKARMIISDVLYTGCSISLATYICNIYGVAPVAVYLESKGTSGSWAVFMCLVTCTMYTVRALYNLVTVFLKPEDEQSPLSYGWNGVSDNVATEEIDSVEYVIFGIIFITCEILPMSTMVYFFRAKNLNPNLEEGGMVNSQSFGSRTYFFDNPRRYDSDDDLPKLAEKKGGRASLSSVSKYRSPHEGICPSGSCAISPPLQKDSTGSPVHFTCGGHTMA; from the exons ATGTCAGTAAGCAGCATGCAGGGGCCCATTCCCTGGGAGTGGGAGCTGGGACTTACCGTGCTGTGCACTGGGCTCTCTGCTTGTATCTTCGTGGCCACCTACCTTCAGCTCTGGCTGCTCCGATTCTATAATCAGAGAAGGCTGAGTATGCAGAGCCTGGGGCTCTTCCTATGCCTGTTCTGGGGGGCCATAAGGACTGTACTCTACTCCTACTACCTGAGCCAGAGTGCCCAGGGGGGCCCCCTGAAGCCCTTCCCCCATTGGCTGCCCTACTGCTCCGCAGACTGCCTGCAGTTCCTCTCTCTGGCTCTGCTCAATATCTACCTCTCCAAG GTTATTTTTAAAGCCAGCCTTGCACCTGGGTTTAATGAATGCAA ATGTCCTGTGCGTTCTGGTATCTTCTTTGTGAGCCTTGTATTCCTGATAACAAATCTGTCCCTTACCCTGGCTGCAGCCGGGACGGGCAGTCTGCAAAACTGGATCCCAAAGGCCAGGATGATCATCAGTGACGTTCTCTATACTGGCTGTTCCATCTCTCTGGCTACTTACATCTGCAATATTTATGGCGTAGCACCAGTAGCTGTGTATCTGGAGTCCAAG GGTACATCTGGTAGCTGGGCCGTCTTTATGTGCTTGGTAACGTGCACTATGTACACTGTCAGAGCATTGTATAATCTGGTGACAGTCTTCTTAAAACCAGAAGATGAACAAAGTCCTCTGAGCTATGGCTGGAATGGAGTGTCCGACAAT GTTGCTACAGAAGAAATTGATAGTGTGGAGTATGTCATCTTTGGAATAATCTTCATCACTTGTGAGATTCTCCCAATGAGTACGATGGTATATTTTTTCAGGGCAAAAAATCTAAATCCGAATCTG GAAGAGGGTGGTATGGTGAACAGTCAAAGCTTTGGCTCGAGAACTTACTTTTTTGATAACCCACGACGCTATGACAGCGATGATGACTTGCCAAAACTAGCAGAAAAAAAGGGAGGACGGGCAAG CTTGTCATCGGTTTCCAAATACCGGTCCCCACATGAAGGCATATGCCCAAGTGGAAGCTGTGCTATCTCTCCACCTCTTCAGAAGGATTCGACTGGGTCTCCTGTACACTTCACCTGTGGAGGGCACACCATGGCGTGA
- the LOC134582420 gene encoding integral membrane protein GPR137C-like isoform X1, whose translation MSVSSMQGPIPWEWELGLTVLCTGLSACIFVATYLQLWLLRFYNQRRLSMQSLGLFLCLFWGAIRTVLYSYYLSQSAQGGPLKPFPHWLPYCSADCLQFLSLALLNIYLSKVIFKASLAPGFNECKCPVRSGIFFVSLVFLITNLSLTLAAAGTGSLQNWIPKARMIISDVLYTGCSISLATYICNIYGVAPVAVYLESKVGTSGSWAVFMCLVTCTMYTVRALYNLVTVFLKPEDEQSPLSYGWNGVSDNVATEEIDSVEYVIFGIIFITCEILPMSTMVYFFRAKNLNPNLEEGGMVNSQSFGSRTYFFDNPRRYDSDDDLPKLAEKKGGRASLSSVSKYRSPHEGICPSGSCAISPPLQKDSTGSPVHFTCGGHTMA comes from the exons ATGTCAGTAAGCAGCATGCAGGGGCCCATTCCCTGGGAGTGGGAGCTGGGACTTACCGTGCTGTGCACTGGGCTCTCTGCTTGTATCTTCGTGGCCACCTACCTTCAGCTCTGGCTGCTCCGATTCTATAATCAGAGAAGGCTGAGTATGCAGAGCCTGGGGCTCTTCCTATGCCTGTTCTGGGGGGCCATAAGGACTGTACTCTACTCCTACTACCTGAGCCAGAGTGCCCAGGGGGGCCCCCTGAAGCCCTTCCCCCATTGGCTGCCCTACTGCTCCGCAGACTGCCTGCAGTTCCTCTCTCTGGCTCTGCTCAATATCTACCTCTCCAAG GTTATTTTTAAAGCCAGCCTTGCACCTGGGTTTAATGAATGCAA ATGTCCTGTGCGTTCTGGTATCTTCTTTGTGAGCCTTGTATTCCTGATAACAAATCTGTCCCTTACCCTGGCTGCAGCCGGGACGGGCAGTCTGCAAAACTGGATCCCAAAGGCCAGGATGATCATCAGTGACGTTCTCTATACTGGCTGTTCCATCTCTCTGGCTACTTACATCTGCAATATTTATGGCGTAGCACCAGTAGCTGTGTATCTGGAGTCCAAGGTA GGTACATCTGGTAGCTGGGCCGTCTTTATGTGCTTGGTAACGTGCACTATGTACACTGTCAGAGCATTGTATAATCTGGTGACAGTCTTCTTAAAACCAGAAGATGAACAAAGTCCTCTGAGCTATGGCTGGAATGGAGTGTCCGACAAT GTTGCTACAGAAGAAATTGATAGTGTGGAGTATGTCATCTTTGGAATAATCTTCATCACTTGTGAGATTCTCCCAATGAGTACGATGGTATATTTTTTCAGGGCAAAAAATCTAAATCCGAATCTG GAAGAGGGTGGTATGGTGAACAGTCAAAGCTTTGGCTCGAGAACTTACTTTTTTGATAACCCACGACGCTATGACAGCGATGATGACTTGCCAAAACTAGCAGAAAAAAAGGGAGGACGGGCAAG CTTGTCATCGGTTTCCAAATACCGGTCCCCACATGAAGGCATATGCCCAAGTGGAAGCTGTGCTATCTCTCCACCTCTTCAGAAGGATTCGACTGGGTCTCCTGTACACTTCACCTGTGGAGGGCACACCATGGCGTGA